The Limnochordia bacterium genome window below encodes:
- a CDS encoding DUF5317 domain-containing protein has translation MLIDAAIISLLVGFLRKGRLRSLGDLKIHRVELILVACLLQGGCLFLAQRGIAIAVQFGPYVNILSYILLMAALWANRDQRAFRVVAVGVLLNAVVIAANGGQMPVSLTSLEQVGLGSLASLLDTGTYITHTKLTDDSVLYFLSDWLYIPGYKRARVFSIGDVVISLGVFMLIQNAMLQERSRAKGYPRKHTF, from the coding sequence ATGCTAATTGATGCGGCGATTATTTCCCTTCTTGTTGGGTTCTTGCGCAAGGGCCGTCTTCGGAGCCTTGGGGATTTAAAGATCCACCGGGTGGAGCTAATCTTGGTTGCCTGTCTCCTTCAAGGAGGGTGTCTTTTTCTCGCCCAACGGGGTATTGCTATTGCGGTGCAGTTTGGTCCCTATGTGAACATACTCTCCTACATATTGTTAATGGCTGCCCTATGGGCAAATAGGGATCAAAGGGCTTTTCGTGTGGTAGCTGTTGGTGTGCTGCTTAATGCCGTGGTTATTGCCGCCAATGGCGGTCAAATGCCTGTTTCTCTGACAAGCCTTGAGCAGGTGGGTCTTGGCAGTCTGGCATCTTTATTGGATACAGGAACCTACATTACCCACACAAAACTAACCGACGACTCAGTGCTTTACTTTCTATCCGATTGGTTATACATTCCAGGCTACAAAAGGGCCCGGGTTTTTAGCATAGGGGATGTTGTGATCTCGCTTGGAGTGTTCATGCTAATCCAGAATGCCATGCTACAGGAACGAAGTCGAGCAAAGGGATATCCGAGGAAGCATACGTTCTAG
- a CDS encoding HD-GYP domain-containing protein — protein MHRDYRLKVYIAMVSLLTLGGLIWLVTTCPLPRFVDVLFIVGLSIGGDLLRVPIPSGGSVSVCFAIDFAAILIFGSVSAPMTALAVFLCVLVQSKPIKVAAFDASQVFLSTLAAALTYQGLGGGFAPSIDLVRSLIPLLAATFAYFVVNTLLVAIVITLDQGISVGKIWRANIKWVIPNYLALSPLGILIAIIYTGPLGPPGTVLLLMPLFLARYSFQQYSEMRKAHIDTVKALAAALDAKDSYTRGHSDRIEQISNILADAMDLSGSEIETISYAGLLHDIGKIGVSEAVLNKPGKLSEAEFNQIKAHPDIGADMIKDVGFLKGVAEIIRHHHERYDGKGYPAGLAGEDIPLGARILACADAFDAMTSDRVYRRALSFEQAKTELIENRGKQFDPRVIEVFLKSEKEIRAIVSREHKEDEHIC, from the coding sequence ATGCACAGAGACTATAGGCTCAAGGTCTATATTGCTATGGTTTCTTTGTTGACTTTGGGCGGTTTGATCTGGTTGGTTACCACGTGTCCTCTGCCCCGTTTTGTTGATGTTTTGTTTATTGTTGGGCTATCCATTGGTGGTGATCTGCTCCGGGTGCCAATACCTTCGGGAGGCTCGGTAAGTGTCTGCTTTGCTATTGACTTTGCCGCCATTCTAATTTTCGGATCGGTATCTGCCCCTATGACGGCTCTAGCGGTATTCCTGTGTGTGTTGGTGCAGAGCAAACCCATTAAAGTTGCTGCTTTTGATGCTTCTCAGGTGTTCCTATCTACCCTTGCTGCGGCTTTGACTTATCAAGGGTTGGGCGGCGGTTTTGCTCCTAGTATTGATCTGGTTAGAAGCCTGATCCCCTTGCTGGCCGCGACCTTTGCATATTTTGTGGTTAATACCTTGTTGGTTGCAATTGTTATTACTCTAGACCAAGGTATTTCCGTGGGCAAAATCTGGCGGGCAAATATCAAATGGGTTATCCCAAACTATTTGGCGTTAAGCCCCCTTGGGATTCTAATTGCCATCATTTATACAGGTCCCTTGGGACCCCCGGGGACTGTCTTGTTACTGATGCCCCTTTTCCTTGCGCGGTATTCCTTTCAGCAGTACAGTGAGATGCGCAAAGCCCACATTGATACCGTTAAGGCCTTAGCAGCAGCTCTGGACGCTAAGGATTCGTATACCCGGGGTCATTCAGACCGGATTGAGCAAATTTCTAATATCTTGGCTGATGCAATGGATCTATCGGGCTCGGAGATTGAGACTATAAGTTATGCGGGATTACTGCATGATATTGGGAAGATTGGGGTAAGTGAGGCGGTGTTAAACAAGCCGGGTAAGCTATCTGAGGCTGAGTTTAACCAGATCAAAGCTCATCCGGACATTGGTGCTGACATGATTAAGGACGTGGGTTTTTTGAAGGGTGTTGCGGAGATTATTCGGCACCACCACGAAAGGTATGACGGTAAGGGGTATCCGGCGGGGCTTGCGGGGGAAGATATCCCGTTGGGCGCTAGGATCCTTGCTTGTGCAGATGCTTTTGATGCCATGACCTCTGACCGGGTCTATCGCCGAGCGCTTTCCTTTGAACAAGCCAAAACAGAACTAATTGAGAACCGTGGAAAACAGTTTGATCCCCGCGTTATTGAGGTCTTTTTGAAGTCCGAGAAGGAGATCAGGGCGATCGTTTCCAGGGAACATAAAGAGGATGAACATATATGCTAA
- the raiA gene encoding ribosome-associated translation inhibitor RaiA — protein MQIVVYGKNLEITPALRSYAEKKVSKVERFFEENLEISAEVTMSVQKELDIVETTVQVDGVLLRGESRTEDMYASIDESVDKIERQIKKYKTRLHKRLQDGVKLSKIVSEDKAVANGMEMPKIVRTKRFAIKPMSVEEAAMQMDLLGHDFFVFANALSGEVNVVYRRRDGNYGLIEPEFE, from the coding sequence ATGCAGATAGTCGTTTATGGTAAGAATCTTGAAATAACACCGGCCTTGCGTAGTTATGCCGAGAAAAAAGTGTCCAAAGTGGAACGCTTTTTCGAGGAGAATCTGGAGATCTCTGCCGAGGTGACTATGAGCGTGCAAAAGGAACTAGATATCGTTGAGACTACAGTACAGGTTGATGGAGTCCTATTGCGCGGTGAGTCTCGCACCGAGGATATGTACGCTTCCATTGATGAATCGGTGGATAAGATTGAAAGGCAGATCAAGAAATACAAAACAAGGCTGCATAAACGTCTCCAAGATGGAGTTAAGCTATCGAAGATAGTAAGTGAGGACAAGGCCGTGGCTAATGGGATGGAGATGCCTAAAATAGTCCGGACGAAGCGGTTTGCGATTAAGCCAATGTCCGTAGAAGAAGCAGCTATGCAGATGGATCTTCTGGGCCATGACTTTTTCGTGTTTGCCAACGCCCTAAGTGGAGAAGTAAACGTTGTATACCGCAGAAGAGATGGTAATTACGGCTTAATTGAGCCCGAGTTTGAATAG
- the csrA gene encoding carbon storage regulator CsrA: MLILTRRIDETIIIDDRIKITVVEISRSQVKIGIEAPKDVSIFREEIYKQLREQ, translated from the coding sequence ATGTTAATTCTAACACGTCGCATAGACGAGACGATTATTATTGACGACCGGATTAAGATCACCGTTGTGGAGATAAGTAGGTCCCAAGTGAAAATCGGCATTGAAGCCCCGAAGGATGTCTCGATTTTTCGGGAGGAGATCTACAAACAGCTAAGGGAACAGTAA
- the xylB gene encoding xylulokinase, which yields MAYLIGVDIGTSGVKVVACSTEGQIVATASAQYPLHFPRPGWVEQDPADWWNGTCAALQDLTIQLGEKRNQIKGMALSGQMHSSVFLGKDNEVIRPALLWCDARTTEECSWITSRVKGRDQLIKYVSNPALEGFTAPKIVWLRQQEPDNYQQIRFILMPKDYIRFKLTGQVFTEVSDAAGTLLFDVVNRKWSQEVLDALDIPRNILPEVRESTDICGFVTEECAQITGIPAGTPVAAGGADNTCGAVGCGIVQEGRALSSIGSSGVLLAHTDQPKTDPAGAVHTFNHSIPQAWYVMGVMLAAGLSYKWFGQTFGQAEKIVEAGTAINAYKLLDQGAALIPAGSEGLIFLPYLNGERTPHADGAARGVFFGINPRHRKEHFTRAVLEGVVFGLRDSLEIFKGIGIDITQLRAIGGGAKSPLWRQIQADILNTEVATLNIDEGPAFGAALIAGKAAGVYNSLQEAADSLIQVTQITQPIPENVEQYENTYALFRELYPALKPSFRKAAQIL from the coding sequence ATGGCCTATCTGATTGGTGTTGATATCGGGACCAGTGGTGTTAAAGTGGTAGCGTGTAGTACCGAAGGACAGATCGTAGCAACTGCCTCAGCCCAATACCCCCTACATTTCCCCAGGCCCGGTTGGGTGGAGCAAGACCCTGCAGATTGGTGGAATGGTACCTGTGCGGCACTACAAGATCTGACAATCCAATTAGGAGAGAAAAGGAATCAAATCAAGGGTATGGCCCTTTCTGGGCAAATGCACAGCTCGGTTTTCTTGGGAAAGGACAATGAAGTAATTCGACCTGCTCTCCTGTGGTGCGATGCCCGAACCACCGAGGAGTGTTCATGGATCACCAGCAGAGTAAAAGGTCGGGACCAACTGATTAAATACGTGTCCAACCCGGCTTTGGAAGGGTTTACAGCCCCCAAAATAGTCTGGTTAAGGCAACAGGAACCGGACAACTACCAGCAAATTAGGTTCATACTGATGCCTAAAGATTACATCCGATTCAAACTGACTGGCCAAGTCTTTACAGAGGTCTCCGATGCTGCTGGTACTTTGTTATTCGATGTGGTTAACCGAAAATGGAGTCAAGAGGTACTCGATGCTTTGGATATCCCTCGAAACATCCTCCCGGAAGTACGCGAATCCACAGATATTTGCGGTTTCGTGACCGAGGAATGCGCGCAGATTACTGGTATTCCAGCAGGAACACCAGTGGCCGCAGGCGGAGCAGATAATACTTGCGGGGCTGTGGGATGCGGTATTGTACAAGAAGGAAGGGCCTTATCGAGTATCGGTTCCTCAGGAGTCCTGTTGGCCCATACAGACCAACCTAAGACCGACCCTGCCGGTGCAGTCCACACCTTCAATCATTCGATACCCCAAGCCTGGTATGTCATGGGAGTAATGCTCGCCGCAGGTCTTTCCTACAAGTGGTTCGGTCAAACCTTTGGTCAAGCGGAGAAAATAGTGGAAGCCGGAACAGCAATTAATGCCTATAAGCTTTTAGATCAGGGAGCAGCGTTGATCCCTGCAGGAAGCGAAGGATTGATCTTTCTACCCTACCTCAACGGGGAAAGAACCCCCCATGCAGATGGCGCGGCCCGGGGCGTATTCTTTGGCATTAACCCACGTCACCGTAAGGAGCATTTCACCCGTGCAGTACTGGAGGGGGTAGTGTTTGGTCTACGGGATAGTTTAGAGATCTTTAAAGGTATAGGCATTGATATTACTCAGCTGCGCGCCATTGGTGGAGGCGCAAAAAGCCCCCTCTGGCGACAGATCCAAGCTGATATCCTCAACACCGAGGTGGCTACGTTGAATATTGATGAAGGACCTGCCTTCGGTGCCGCTTTGATCGCAGGAAAAGCAGCAGGAGTCTATAATAGCCTCCAGGAAGCAGCAGATAGCTTGATCCAGGTTACCCAGATAACCCAGCCTATCCCAGAAAATGTTGAGCAGTACGAGAACACCTATGCACTTTTCCGAGAACTCTATCCTGCACTAAAACCAAGCTTCAGAAAAGCAGCTCAAATTCTATAG
- a CDS encoding cation transporter, producing MATEEVVMTIKGLGCSQCVSAVENALRAKPGVQEVYLDPECKTAKISFDKAQVTKSELIDTVKQVGYDVQ from the coding sequence GTGGCTACCGAGGAAGTAGTAATGACCATTAAAGGACTAGGTTGTAGTCAGTGTGTTAGCGCGGTGGAAAATGCACTCCGAGCAAAACCAGGTGTTCAGGAAGTTTACCTGGACCCAGAGTGCAAGACTGCCAAGATAAGTTTTGACAAGGCCCAAGTGACCAAGTCGGAGTTAATAGATACGGTAAAACAAGTGGGTTATGATGTGCAGTAG
- a CDS encoding Fe-S-containing hydro-lyase has product MNVYRLSAPVTKKMLTQLRSGDQVLISGVVYTARDAAHKRLYRLLAQGQQLPVDLRGQIIYYTGPTPAKPSAITGSIGPTTSYRMDPYTPALLEYGVKVIMGKGSRSQSVKDALIQWKGVYLAAIGGAAALLAKSVTSCQVVAYADLGPEAIRRLEVVDFPAIVVNDTYGNDLYLEGVRRYRKESQDDGKD; this is encoded by the coding sequence TTGAATGTGTACCGACTTAGCGCTCCTGTCACCAAGAAGATGTTAACCCAGCTGCGTAGCGGGGACCAGGTTCTAATTAGCGGTGTGGTCTATACCGCAAGAGATGCGGCCCATAAACGTCTTTACCGACTATTGGCGCAAGGGCAGCAATTGCCTGTGGATCTACGGGGCCAGATCATTTATTATACAGGACCTACTCCGGCGAAACCATCGGCGATTACCGGTTCCATTGGGCCGACGACAAGCTACCGGATGGACCCCTATACGCCTGCTTTGTTGGAGTATGGTGTGAAAGTAATCATGGGCAAGGGATCGAGAAGTCAATCAGTTAAGGACGCGTTGATCCAGTGGAAAGGCGTTTATCTGGCAGCCATTGGCGGTGCCGCGGCTTTACTGGCCAAAAGTGTTACCAGTTGTCAGGTGGTGGCTTACGCTGATCTAGGGCCAGAGGCGATTAGAAGGCTGGAGGTAGTGGACTTTCCGGCCATTGTGGTCAATGATACATACGGGAATGATCTATATTTGGAGGGAGTTCGGCGGTACCGTAAGGAAAGCCAGGACGACGGGAAGGACTAG
- a CDS encoding fumarate hydratase encodes MKEAVRDIHVGQIAQTVAELSIEANTRVGTDVIQALEKAVGEEESPLGKRVLHQLLDNHRLAAQAGVPVCQDTGTAVVFLEIGQDVHLVGGDLTEAVNQGIAQGYLEGYLRKSMVSDPLIRENTSNNTPGILHTRIISGDRLRITVAPKGGGSENMSFLRMLPPSTNREELIGFVVEQVKTAGANPCPPIIVGVGIGGNFEYAAYLAKYALLRPVGTPNADPLYAQLELDLLREINKLGIGPQGFGGTVTALAVHVETYPCHITGMPVGININCHAARHASRVL; translated from the coding sequence GTGAAAGAAGCTGTACGAGACATCCATGTGGGTCAGATAGCCCAGACTGTGGCTGAGTTATCCATAGAAGCGAATACTCGGGTGGGGACTGATGTAATCCAGGCGCTGGAAAAGGCCGTAGGCGAGGAAGAATCACCCCTTGGGAAAAGGGTGTTGCATCAGTTGCTAGATAACCACCGACTCGCGGCCCAAGCAGGCGTTCCCGTCTGCCAGGATACGGGTACAGCGGTTGTGTTTTTGGAAATAGGTCAGGATGTTCATCTAGTTGGCGGAGACTTGACTGAAGCGGTGAATCAGGGGATTGCCCAAGGTTACCTGGAAGGCTACTTGCGTAAATCTATGGTTAGCGATCCCTTAATCCGGGAAAACACAAGCAATAATACACCGGGTATTTTGCATACCCGGATCATTTCCGGGGACCGGCTGCGCATCACCGTTGCGCCAAAAGGGGGAGGCAGTGAAAACATGAGTTTTTTACGGATGCTACCTCCTTCCACTAATCGGGAGGAACTGATTGGTTTTGTCGTCGAACAGGTGAAGACCGCAGGGGCAAATCCCTGTCCCCCCATCATTGTGGGGGTGGGGATTGGCGGCAATTTCGAGTATGCCGCTTACTTAGCCAAGTATGCTCTTTTGCGTCCCGTAGGTACCCCCAATGCTGATCCCCTATATGCCCAACTGGAGCTTGATTTACTTCGGGAGATTAATAAACTAGGGATTGGTCCCCAAGGCTTTGGGGGCACAGTTACGGCTCTTGCTGTCCATGTTGAGACCTATCCCTGTCATATTACCGGGATGCCTGTGGGAATAAATATTAATTGTCATGCAGCCCGCCATGCTTCACGGGTACTCTAG
- a CDS encoding sugar kinase, whose amino-acid sequence MPELITLGESMVVFSPNTTGPLRYVHEFSKHVAGAESNVCMGLTRLGHSAGLIARFGDDEFGHYIVNTLRGEGVDVSQVVFDPTRPTGIYFKERRLPGQINVYYWRHGSAGGFLQPADLNEDYFSTAKILHLTGITPALSKSCREMVFAAIEMARKHGLLVSFDPNIRLKLWGKDEARQVLTEIIPKVDLLLPGLGEGEILFGVDTPEEIVQAASNLGVSRVVVKLGPSGCYVWDQKPVGFVPGYVIKDVVDPVGAGDGFAAGLLSGLLQGLSLRDAADLGNAVGAYATTTIGDAEGLPSRSELASFLTRADEVER is encoded by the coding sequence GTGCCTGAGTTGATTACTCTTGGGGAAAGCATGGTAGTATTTAGCCCTAACACAACAGGTCCCCTTCGATACGTCCATGAGTTTTCTAAACACGTGGCTGGTGCTGAATCCAATGTGTGTATGGGACTGACGCGTTTGGGGCATAGCGCAGGGTTAATCGCCAGATTTGGCGATGATGAATTTGGACATTACATTGTCAATACCTTACGGGGTGAAGGTGTTGATGTTTCCCAGGTTGTCTTTGACCCCACAAGACCCACTGGGATCTATTTCAAGGAGCGTCGTCTCCCCGGTCAGATTAACGTATATTACTGGAGACACGGTTCAGCTGGCGGTTTTCTACAGCCTGCGGATCTTAACGAGGATTACTTCTCTACGGCAAAGATTCTTCATTTAACAGGGATTACACCAGCGCTAAGTAAGTCCTGTAGGGAGATGGTCTTTGCCGCTATCGAGATGGCGCGCAAACATGGACTTCTTGTGAGCTTTGACCCTAACATTCGCTTGAAGCTTTGGGGAAAAGATGAAGCAAGACAAGTGTTAACGGAGATCATCCCCAAGGTTGATCTACTTTTGCCGGGACTAGGTGAGGGGGAGATCCTCTTCGGGGTAGACACTCCCGAGGAGATCGTGCAAGCAGCAAGTAACCTTGGCGTATCCAGGGTGGTAGTGAAACTAGGTCCTTCCGGTTGTTATGTCTGGGATCAAAAACCCGTTGGGTTTGTGCCGGGTTACGTGATTAAGGATGTGGTGGACCCTGTAGGCGCTGGCGATGGCTTTGCCGCAGGATTGCTGAGCGGTCTTTTACAGGGCTTGAGTCTGCGCGATGCCGCCGACTTGGGCAATGCGGTTGGTGCCTATGCCACGACGACCATTGGAGACGCTGAAGGGTTACCCAGTCGCAGTGAGCTTGCCTCCTTCTTAACACGAGCCGACGAAGTGGAGCGATAG
- a CDS encoding ABC transporter ATP-binding protein: MIKVVNLTKQYGGHYGIEDLSFTVAKGEIVGLLGPNGAGKTTTIRVITGYLPPTSGSVEVAGYDIFYQGRDAKSRIGYAPENPPVYPDMTVKSYLTFVAGLKGIGPKRRKDEIERVIDLTSIEDVYLRLIGNCSKDYRQRLGLAQAMLGRPDVLIFDEPTNSLDPKQISEVRQLIRSLAGEHTVILSSHVLPEVSMVCDKVVIIDRGKLVAIDSPDGLARAIQGTQRILAKIKGPQDIVEGRIAAIDGVVGITAEVSGQHEWNYYIDSTLTTDIRERLFFQMSDIRCPILEIRPIKLSLEEVFLELTTEDKEVEEDA, translated from the coding sequence GTGATCAAAGTCGTAAACCTAACAAAACAATATGGCGGTCACTACGGCATTGAGGACTTAAGTTTCACTGTTGCTAAAGGCGAAATTGTCGGTCTGCTAGGACCAAACGGTGCTGGCAAAACCACAACAATTCGTGTGATTACCGGCTACTTGCCACCGACATCGGGTTCTGTTGAAGTTGCTGGATATGACATATTCTATCAGGGTAGGGACGCAAAGTCTAGGATTGGCTATGCACCGGAGAACCCACCAGTCTATCCCGATATGACCGTAAAGTCCTACCTCACCTTTGTTGCTGGTCTTAAAGGCATTGGTCCTAAACGAAGGAAGGATGAAATAGAACGGGTCATTGACCTAACCAGTATTGAAGACGTCTACCTCCGGCTTATTGGCAACTGCTCAAAGGATTACAGGCAACGGCTCGGTCTAGCCCAAGCCATGTTAGGGCGCCCCGATGTGCTTATCTTTGATGAGCCAACAAATAGCCTTGATCCAAAACAGATCAGCGAAGTCCGCCAATTGATCAGAAGTCTAGCCGGTGAACACACGGTGATCCTCAGTTCCCATGTCTTACCCGAGGTTAGCATGGTCTGTGACAAGGTAGTCATCATCGATCGGGGCAAGCTTGTGGCTATTGATTCTCCCGATGGCTTAGCGCGGGCGATTCAGGGAACCCAACGCATCTTAGCTAAAATCAAAGGTCCCCAGGACATCGTCGAAGGACGGATCGCGGCCATTGATGGTGTCGTAGGGATCACAGCCGAAGTATCGGGACAACATGAATGGAACTACTATATTGATAGTACCCTGACAACGGATATCCGGGAGAGATTATTCTTCCAAATGTCAGATATCCGCTGTCCTATTCTAGAAATACGTCCGATCAAGCTCAGTTTGGAGGAAGTCTTCCTGGAGCTTACCACGGAGGATAAGGAGGTGGAGGAGGATGCATAA
- a CDS encoding ABC transporter permease, producing MHKVWCIFRKDVETYFHSPVTYVVMGISLAICGYLFSAIVLGYQTADMRFVLSSIASTSLLVAPVLTMRSIAEERRIGTDELLMTSPISITEIIVGKYLAVVLVYVVMLVITLIYPLFLALLGHPDPGPIISGYVGLLLLGGSHLAVGLFTSSLTENQVIAGMTSFGILLLLWMIGRIDQVLPGRIGTALAFLSLADHFCTFERGIIDTTEIFFFLSFIFFMIFLTIQAVDYRRRT from the coding sequence ATGCATAAGGTTTGGTGCATATTCCGGAAGGATGTAGAAACCTATTTCCACTCACCGGTAACTTATGTGGTTATGGGAATTTCTCTGGCTATCTGCGGTTATCTGTTTTCGGCAATTGTGCTCGGTTACCAAACTGCAGATATGAGATTTGTGCTCAGCAGTATCGCCTCCACCTCCCTCTTAGTAGCCCCGGTACTGACTATGAGAAGCATAGCAGAGGAACGAAGAATCGGTACCGATGAACTACTCATGACCTCGCCAATCTCCATCACAGAGATAATCGTGGGCAAGTATTTGGCCGTTGTGCTTGTTTACGTGGTCATGCTCGTAATCACATTGATTTATCCATTGTTTCTGGCCCTTCTTGGTCACCCAGATCCGGGACCGATTATCTCCGGCTACGTAGGGCTGCTACTCCTTGGTGGCTCCCATCTTGCTGTGGGTTTGTTTACGTCTTCTTTGACAGAAAACCAGGTTATCGCCGGGATGACCTCCTTTGGCATACTCCTATTGCTCTGGATGATTGGCCGCATCGACCAAGTCCTTCCGGGAAGAATCGGTACCGCCCTTGCATTCCTCTCTTTGGCCGATCACTTTTGCACCTTCGAAAGAGGAATCATTGATACAACGGAGATCTTTTTCTTCTTAAGCTTCATTTTCTTCATGATCTTTTTGACCATACAGGCAGTGGATTACCGCAGGCGGACTTAG
- a CDS encoding GldG family protein, giving the protein MSEFLKDMSGIGGVIVAAGSITSMLARLPVYRWMIPLFLGIAGIVYYLAYRSSMVRQSKAGLDALTMTLIVLVGLVLANSLVSQNRYRKDMTRTGEMTLSRQTRQVLQRLDALEERLQVYVFFRQSEMTQLQLQVQNMARNLLIEYQLASSKIDIHFVDPDAHPSLAGQFAIESDTTILLTGDEIRRVPAYELYTFTPDGQLQFTGEQAYTRAMMSLVQTGNHSLYFLEGHEEKNIEVEYKKAVEYLKGEGYQVSTLDLTKTRSIPTDVALLIVAGPLGAIAENEITTIAQYLQGGGRAIFLLEPTSQGSLYPLRTLLESFGVLVQENVVADPTRSYFFDPLSPMPVYVYHSITKDLINTNLAMVLPMSRSLKIRPLDDFVLEPLLTTSPEAYGKTKLPIATNRFEEGDETGPLTLAVAVSEEDTGMKFIVMGNAAFLDNNVLAFRGNVDFFLNSVNWLIGREELISISPKVTDPMILILSSSQAKLVYTISVIIIPLVLFLLGILTYFRRRRM; this is encoded by the coding sequence ATGAGCGAGTTCCTTAAAGATATGAGCGGGATTGGTGGCGTGATCGTAGCAGCCGGTAGCATCACTTCGATGTTGGCTAGGTTACCGGTCTACAGATGGATGATCCCGCTATTTTTGGGCATTGCTGGTATTGTCTACTACCTCGCTTACCGTTCATCCATGGTAAGACAGTCCAAAGCCGGTCTTGATGCCTTGACTATGACACTTATCGTGCTCGTTGGCCTAGTCCTTGCCAATAGCCTCGTCTCCCAAAACCGCTATCGGAAAGATATGACTAGAACCGGAGAGATGACCCTATCCAGGCAGACCAGACAAGTGCTTCAAAGGCTTGATGCCTTGGAGGAGCGTTTACAGGTATATGTCTTCTTTCGCCAAAGTGAGATGACCCAATTACAGCTACAGGTGCAGAACATGGCAAGGAACCTGTTAATAGAGTACCAACTGGCTAGCAGCAAGATCGACATCCACTTTGTCGATCCTGACGCGCATCCTTCCTTAGCTGGGCAATTTGCGATAGAATCAGATACCACAATCCTCCTGACGGGAGATGAGATCCGTCGTGTACCAGCCTATGAACTGTACACCTTCACACCCGATGGCCAGTTGCAGTTTACCGGCGAACAGGCCTATACACGGGCCATGATGTCCTTAGTTCAAACAGGAAACCATTCCCTCTATTTCCTCGAGGGTCATGAGGAAAAGAATATCGAAGTCGAATACAAAAAAGCTGTGGAGTACTTAAAGGGCGAGGGTTATCAGGTCAGTACACTGGATCTAACCAAGACCAGATCCATCCCAACCGATGTAGCCTTGTTAATTGTAGCAGGACCCTTGGGGGCAATCGCGGAAAATGAAATAACGACAATCGCGCAGTACCTACAGGGAGGAGGAAGAGCCATATTCCTCCTGGAACCGACTTCTCAAGGAAGCCTCTATCCCTTGCGCACGCTATTGGAAAGTTTCGGAGTCTTGGTGCAGGAAAACGTGGTGGCCGATCCAACACGGAGCTATTTCTTTGACCCTTTAAGCCCCATGCCTGTGTATGTTTACCACTCTATTACCAAAGATTTGATCAATACTAACTTAGCGATGGTACTGCCCATGAGTCGGAGCCTAAAAATCAGACCCTTAGATGACTTTGTGCTCGAGCCTCTGCTGACCACAAGCCCAGAGGCGTACGGCAAGACGAAGCTGCCCATCGCTACAAACAGATTCGAAGAAGGCGACGAGACAGGTCCCCTCACCTTAGCTGTTGCGGTATCCGAGGAAGACACTGGCATGAAGTTTATCGTGATGGGCAATGCCGCTTTTTTGGATAACAATGTGCTTGCCTTTCGGGGCAACGTCGATTTCTTTTTAAACTCGGTGAACTGGCTTATTGGCCGGGAAGAGCTGATCTCCATCAGCCCAAAAGTAACGGATCCAATGATCCTGATTCTTTCCAGTTCCCAAGCGAAGCTTGTGTATACTATTTCAGTAATCATCATACCCCTAGTACTATTTTTGCTGGGGATTCTAACCTACTTCAGGAGGCGAAGGATGTGA